The following proteins are co-located in the Manihot esculenta cultivar AM560-2 chromosome 9, M.esculenta_v8, whole genome shotgun sequence genome:
- the LOC110622079 gene encoding PITH domain-containing protein At3g04780, translated as MSTESASAILRSQVDLVDFIDWSGVECLNQNSSHSLPNALKQGYREDAGLNLESDADEQLLIYIPFTQVVKLYSVVVQGPEEEGPKTVKLFSNKEHMGFSNVNDFPPSDTAILSSDNLKGQPVVLKYVKFQNVRSLTIFIEDNQSGSDITKVQKVALFGTTVETTDMKGLKKIEDH; from the exons ATGTCTACAGAATCAGCCAGTGCAATTCTCAGAAGCCAA GTTGATCTAGTAGACTTCATTGATTGGTCTGGAGTTGAATGCCTCAATCAAAACTCCAGCCACTCTCTTCCCAATGCTCTCAAACAG GGATATAGAGAAGATGCTGGTTTGAATCTAGAGAGCGATGCGGATGAGCAGCTGTTGATCTATATACCTTTCACTCAAGTTGTTAAACTGTACTCTGTTGTTGTCCAGGGACCTGAAGAAGAAG GTCCCAAGACTGTAAAACTTTTCTCAAACAAGGAGCATATGGGATTTAG TAATGTCAATGACTTCCCTCCTAGTGACACTGCAATTTTATCTTCAGATAATCTCAAG GGACAACCAGTAGTCTTGAAGTATGTTAAGTTTCAGAATGTTCGCAG TTTGACAATATTTATTGAAGATAACCAGTCAGGTTCTGACATCACGAAAGTTCAAAAGGTTGCTCTATTTGGGACAAC GGTGGAAACTACAGACATGAAGGGCTTGAAGAAGATTGAGGATCATTGA
- the LOC110623168 gene encoding probable ribose-5-phosphate isomerase 3, chloroplastic, with translation MASLSLHSPPSTTAASSTASLYPNSCSLLTLRTRSLSLRSSTRTFSIRAQSAPILTQDDLKRLAADKAVDYVKSGMVLGLGTGSTAAFVVAKIGELLKSGQLSGIVGTPTSKRTEEQARSLGIPLSVLDDHPRLDLAIDGADEVDPDLNLVKGRGGALLREKMVEAASEKFVVVADETKLVTGLGGSKLAMPVEVVQFCWKHNLVRLKQLFNEEGCEAKLRLNEAGKPYVTDNSNYIVDLYFENPIKDAYGAGREISAFEGVVEHGLFLDMATAVIIAGKSGVEVKAK, from the coding sequence ATGGCCTCCTTGTCCCTCCACTCTCCTCCGTCCACCACCGCCGCCTCCTCAACCGCTTCCTTGTACCCCAATTCCTGCTCCCTCCTTACCCTGCGGACCCGCTCCCTTAGCCTGCGCTCCTCCACCAGGACCTTCTCTATCAGAGCCCAATCCGCACCTATCCTCACCCAAGATGACCTCAAGAGACTCGCTGCCGACAAAGCCGTCGATTACGTCAAATCCGGCATGGTTCTGGGCCTTGGCACTGGATCAACTGCTGCTTTTGTGGTTGCTAAGATCGGGGAACTCCTAAAATCCGGTCAGTTGTCCGGTATTGTTGGTACACCCACTTCAAAACGCACGGAAGAGCAAGCCCGCTCGCTCGGGATCCCACTGTCAGTCCTCGACGATCATCCTCGTCTCGACCTCGCTATAGACGGCGCAGACGAGGTGGACCCTGATCTCAACCTTGTCAAAGGCCGCGGTGGGGCCCTTTTGAGAGAGAAAATGGTTGAAGCAGCGTCTGAGAAGTTCGTGGTTGTAGCCGACGAGACGAAACTGGTAACGGGTCTTGGCGGGAGCAAGCTGGCAATGCCGGTGGAGGTCGTGCAGTTTTGTTGGAAGCATAATTTGGTGAGGTTGAAACAATTGTTCAATGAAGAAGGGTGCGAAGCTAAGCTAAGATTGAATGAAGCTGGCAAGCCTTATGTGACCGATAACTCCAATTACATTGTGGATTTGTATTTCGAGAATCCAATTAAAGATGCATATGGAGCTGGAAGAGAGATTTCAGCTTTTGAAGGAGTGGTGGAACATGGGTTATTTTTGGATATGGCAACAGCCGTGATTATTGCTGGGAAGAGTGGAGTGGAGGTCAAGGCCAAGTGA